A window of the Methanoregula sp. UBA64 genome harbors these coding sequences:
- a CDS encoding glutamate--tRNA ligase: protein MAGDEIKAALFLCALQNAVKHGGVPQAGAVIGMVMGAHPELRKQAKEVSAAAKDAIADVAALSPGERVAKLQSLSPEMFAALHEKHEKKKVLPELEGAENGVVMRFAPNPSGPLHIGHARAAALNDAYVKQYGGRYILRIEDTDPKRVDPEAYEMVKEDIAWLGLGITETVTQSERFPIYYDLCKQLIERGGAYVCTCENEHFKALKDAKKACPCRDQPVETALSLWEKMLNGGFKEGEASVRVKTDLLNPDPAMRDYPIFRILDAPLHPKIGDARVYPLMNFSVVADDHLLGVTHVIRGKDHIANTRRQRYIYDHFGWKVPVYRHYGRMGIEGVVLSTSQMHAGINEGKYTGWDDIHLGTLRALARRGISPDAVKNAMIAIGIGDVDISFSWDNLYAENKKIVDPVANRYFFVPDPLEAEIGGAPVRTAHAMLHPGHEEKGSRSLEFTGTVLLPKGEIVFGTSMVRLKDLFNVNVTWTGETPSFSYGGDSLADARAAKAKIIQWLPVQAATPCTLLTQDGEMKGACEPAVKAEAGKVVQFERVAFARIDAADKSGIRAYFTHT from the coding sequence ATGGCAGGGGACGAGATAAAGGCCGCGCTTTTTTTGTGTGCACTCCAGAACGCGGTCAAGCACGGCGGCGTACCGCAGGCAGGAGCGGTTATCGGGATGGTCATGGGGGCTCATCCCGAGCTCCGTAAGCAGGCAAAGGAAGTGTCCGCGGCGGCAAAAGATGCCATCGCTGACGTAGCAGCCCTCTCCCCCGGGGAGCGGGTGGCAAAGCTCCAGTCCCTTTCCCCGGAGATGTTTGCCGCGCTCCACGAGAAGCACGAGAAGAAGAAGGTGCTTCCCGAGCTCGAAGGAGCCGAGAACGGCGTTGTCATGCGGTTTGCGCCAAACCCCTCCGGTCCGCTCCATATCGGTCATGCCCGGGCCGCGGCGCTCAACGATGCCTACGTGAAACAGTACGGCGGCCGGTACATCCTCCGGATCGAGGATACGGACCCCAAGCGCGTCGACCCCGAAGCCTATGAGATGGTAAAGGAGGATATCGCGTGGCTCGGCCTTGGGATCACCGAGACGGTTACCCAGAGCGAACGGTTCCCGATCTACTACGATCTCTGCAAACAGCTTATCGAACGCGGCGGGGCGTACGTCTGCACCTGCGAGAACGAGCACTTCAAGGCGTTAAAAGACGCGAAGAAAGCCTGCCCCTGCCGCGACCAGCCGGTCGAAACAGCACTTTCCCTCTGGGAGAAGATGCTCAACGGTGGGTTTAAGGAAGGCGAAGCCTCGGTCCGTGTCAAGACCGATCTGTTGAACCCCGACCCGGCAATGCGGGACTATCCGATCTTCCGGATCCTCGATGCCCCGCTCCACCCGAAGATCGGGGACGCCCGGGTCTACCCGCTCATGAACTTCTCGGTGGTTGCCGACGACCACCTGCTCGGCGTAACGCACGTGATCCGCGGGAAGGATCACATAGCAAACACCCGGCGCCAGCGCTACATCTACGACCACTTCGGCTGGAAGGTCCCGGTGTACCGGCACTATGGCCGGATGGGAATCGAGGGCGTGGTACTCTCCACTTCCCAGATGCACGCAGGGATCAACGAGGGGAAATACACCGGCTGGGACGACATCCACCTCGGGACGCTCCGCGCCCTTGCCCGGCGGGGGATCAGCCCCGATGCCGTGAAAAACGCGATGATCGCGATCGGGATCGGCGATGTGGACATCTCGTTTTCGTGGGACAACCTGTACGCGGAGAACAAGAAGATCGTGGACCCGGTGGCAAACCGGTACTTCTTCGTGCCCGACCCGCTGGAGGCAGAGATCGGGGGTGCCCCGGTCCGGACTGCCCATGCCATGCTCCACCCGGGCCATGAGGAGAAAGGATCGCGTTCCCTGGAATTTACCGGCACCGTCCTCCTCCCGAAGGGCGAGATCGTTTTCGGGACCTCGATGGTCCGGTTAAAAGACCTCTTCAACGTGAATGTTACATGGACTGGCGAAACCCCCTCGTTCTCGTACGGCGGGGACTCGCTTGCCGATGCCCGGGCGGCAAAGGCAAAGATCATCCAGTGGCTCCCGGTGCAGGCAGCCACGCCCTGCACGCTTCTCACGCAGGACGGGGAGATGAAGGGTGCCTGCGAGCCTGCCGTGAAGGCAGAGGCCGGTAAGGTCGTGCAGTTCGAGCGGGTTGCCTTTGCCCGGATCGATGCCGCGGACAAGAGCGGTATCCGGGCCTACTTCACGCATACCTGA
- a CDS encoding polyprenyl synthetase family protein encodes MSELSPYLKSVAQKIDGLIDTNFNRATGELDKASAHLLNAGGKRLRPAVVMLAADAVRSGSSADIMPAALALEVTHTFTLIHDDIMDGDSLRRGVPTVHTKWDMPTGILAGDVLYARAFEFISQAKAGDAAKVKATALLARACADICEGQHQDMSFEHRTDVTEKEYMEMVAKKTGVLYAAAAAIGGTLAGGNEEQVKALYQFGLNTGIAFQIQDDLIDLLTPTEKSGKDQGSDLREGKQTLIMIIARQKGVDLLKYRRELSPADIKAAIKELADAGVIDAVKKKAADLVEDSNRLLMVLPPTKERQLIMDVGEFFVTRSF; translated from the coding sequence ATGTCGGAACTATCACCGTACTTAAAATCGGTCGCACAGAAGATCGATGGCCTGATTGACACGAACTTCAACCGCGCCACCGGAGAGCTCGACAAGGCCTCCGCCCACCTTTTAAACGCCGGCGGCAAGCGCCTCCGGCCCGCGGTGGTCATGCTTGCGGCTGATGCAGTACGGAGCGGGAGTTCCGCCGATATCATGCCGGCAGCACTCGCGCTCGAAGTTACCCACACCTTCACCCTGATCCACGACGATATCATGGACGGGGACTCGCTCCGGCGCGGGGTGCCGACGGTTCATACGAAGTGGGACATGCCGACCGGGATCCTTGCCGGCGATGTCCTCTATGCCCGGGCATTCGAGTTCATCAGCCAGGCAAAGGCCGGCGATGCTGCAAAGGTCAAAGCGACTGCACTCCTTGCCCGGGCCTGCGCAGATATCTGCGAGGGCCAGCACCAGGACATGTCGTTCGAGCACCGGACCGATGTAACCGAGAAGGAGTACATGGAGATGGTAGCAAAGAAGACCGGTGTCCTCTATGCGGCGGCAGCAGCCATCGGCGGCACGCTTGCCGGCGGGAACGAGGAGCAGGTAAAAGCCCTGTACCAGTTCGGGCTCAACACCGGCATTGCGTTCCAGATCCAGGACGATCTTATCGATCTTCTGACCCCGACGGAAAAGAGCGGCAAGGATCAGGGTTCCGATCTCCGCGAGGGCAAACAGACCTTAATTATGATCATTGCCCGGCAGAAAGGCGTCGACCTCCTGAAGTACCGGCGCGAACTCTCGCCGGCCGACATTAAGGCCGCCATAAAGGAACTTGCCGATGCAGGCGTCATCGATGCCGTGAAGAAGAAGGCTGCCGATCTTGTCGAAGACTCCAACCGCCTGCTCATGGTCCTTCCCCCGACAAAGGAACGCCAGCTCATCATGGACGTCGGAGAATTCTTCGTAACCCGGAGCTTCTAG
- a CDS encoding RNase J family beta-CASP ribonuclease: protein MDIEIIAVGGYNEVGRNMSAVRCGKEIVIFDMGLRLDQMMIHEDAEVENMHSLDLIKIGAIPDDTMMNSVEGTVKAIVCSHGHLDHIGAIPKLAHRYNAPIIASPYATELIRQQISGEQKFGVNNKLFALKPGQRYTISQHLVLEFVRTQHSIIDTVTPVLHTPHGAIVYACDFKLDRSPVIGEPPDFARFRQIGKEGVLALIVESTYIDRPGRCPSERMARDMVRDVITSYEDDKNSIIVSTFSSHIARVKTIAECAHEIGRKPVLLGRSMEKYSVTAEQMKLVSLPPDTSVFGNRRTVDRTLRRMMKAGKEKFLPIITGHQGEPGSILTRMALGDTPYQIAKGDKVLFSANVIPNPMNYGQRYMVETHLRMAGARLFPDLHVSGHAYREDHYEFISLLNPQHIVPAHGNIKMTAAYAEFSADLGYTLGNDVHIMQNGQRLKIN from the coding sequence ATGGATATAGAGATTATAGCAGTGGGCGGGTACAACGAAGTCGGACGGAACATGTCCGCAGTCCGCTGCGGGAAAGAAATTGTCATTTTCGACATGGGGCTCCGCCTGGACCAGATGATGATCCACGAGGACGCGGAGGTTGAGAATATGCACTCCCTCGATCTGATCAAGATCGGGGCGATACCCGACGATACGATGATGAACTCGGTCGAGGGGACGGTAAAGGCTATCGTCTGCTCCCACGGCCACCTCGACCATATCGGCGCGATCCCGAAGCTGGCGCACCGGTACAATGCGCCGATCATCGCGTCGCCCTATGCAACCGAACTGATCCGGCAGCAGATCTCGGGCGAGCAGAAGTTCGGGGTGAACAACAAGCTCTTCGCGCTTAAGCCCGGCCAGCGGTACACGATCTCGCAGCACCTGGTGCTCGAGTTCGTGCGGACCCAGCATTCGATCATCGACACGGTGACCCCGGTGCTCCACACCCCGCACGGCGCGATTGTCTACGCCTGCGACTTCAAGCTCGACCGGAGCCCGGTCATCGGAGAACCGCCGGACTTTGCCCGGTTCCGCCAGATCGGAAAAGAAGGCGTGCTTGCGCTGATTGTCGAGAGTACGTATATCGACCGCCCGGGCCGCTGCCCGAGCGAGCGGATGGCGCGGGACATGGTCCGGGACGTCATCACCAGCTACGAGGACGACAAGAACTCGATCATTGTCTCGACGTTCTCGTCCCATATCGCCCGGGTTAAGACCATCGCCGAGTGTGCGCACGAGATCGGGCGAAAGCCGGTGCTCCTTGGCCGCTCGATGGAGAAGTACTCGGTCACGGCCGAACAGATGAAACTCGTCTCGCTTCCCCCGGACACGAGCGTCTTTGGGAACCGGCGGACCGTTGACCGGACCCTGCGCCGGATGATGAAGGCCGGAAAAGAAAAATTCCTCCCGATCATCACCGGCCACCAGGGAGAGCCGGGATCGATCCTGACCCGGATGGCCCTCGGCGACACGCCGTACCAGATCGCAAAAGGCGACAAGGTGCTCTTCTCGGCAAACGTGATCCCGAACCCGATGAACTACGGCCAGCGCTACATGGTCGAGACGCACCTGAGAATGGCCGGCGCCCGACTCTTCCCGGACCTCCACGTGAGCGGGCATGCGTACCGCGAGGACCACTACGAGTTTATCAGTCTCTTAAACCCGCAGCACATTGTCCCGGCCCACGGGAACATCAAGATGACCGCGGCCTACGCCGAGTTTTCCGCAGACCTCGGCTACACGCTCGGTAACGACGTTCACATCATGCAGAACGGCCAGCGGCTCAAGATCAATTAA
- the fni gene encoding type 2 isopentenyl-diphosphate Delta-isomerase, translated as MADKKRFTSSRKLDHLRICAEEAVECGDAGFGDVRLAHNALPECDMRNIDLSVRFLGHTLNSPLFVSAMTGGHPKTKETNARLARIAERFGLGMGVGSQRAALEDESLADTFAVVRDEAPHAFIVGNLGAVQLREHGTAWAEEAVEMIGADALAIHLNFLQEAIQPEGDHNATGCLAAITELCSEMKTPVIVKETGCGISGEVARRCWGAGAKAIDIGGWGGTSWAAVESVRAGESKNEKDRPLQTLGEDFSAWGIPTVVSLAEVAATGGPVIASGGIRTGIDMAKCLALGADLTGMAMPLLKPALESDAALSARVETIHRELVGAMFLCGAARTADLRSTRVYITGKTRQMIGERTGAYHEM; from the coding sequence ATGGCTGACAAGAAACGGTTCACATCGTCGCGCAAGCTCGACCACCTGCGCATCTGCGCGGAAGAGGCCGTGGAGTGCGGCGATGCAGGATTCGGCGATGTCCGGCTGGCGCACAATGCCCTGCCGGAGTGCGATATGCGCAACATCGACCTCTCTGTCCGTTTCCTCGGCCATACGCTAAATTCGCCCCTCTTTGTCTCGGCAATGACCGGGGGTCACCCGAAGACCAAGGAGACCAATGCCCGCCTCGCCCGGATCGCAGAACGGTTCGGTCTCGGGATGGGTGTCGGCTCGCAGCGTGCGGCGCTGGAGGACGAGTCCCTCGCGGACACGTTCGCTGTTGTCCGCGACGAAGCGCCCCACGCGTTTATCGTAGGAAACCTCGGTGCCGTGCAGCTCCGCGAACACGGGACTGCATGGGCAGAGGAGGCCGTGGAGATGATCGGGGCGGACGCTCTTGCGATCCACCTCAACTTCCTCCAGGAAGCGATCCAGCCGGAAGGCGATCATAATGCCACCGGCTGCCTTGCCGCGATTACAGAGCTTTGTTCCGAGATGAAAACACCGGTGATCGTAAAAGAGACCGGCTGCGGGATCTCGGGCGAAGTGGCACGCCGGTGCTGGGGCGCCGGCGCAAAGGCCATCGATATCGGCGGCTGGGGCGGCACCTCATGGGCAGCAGTCGAGAGCGTGCGGGCCGGCGAGAGCAAAAACGAAAAAGACCGGCCCTTACAGACGCTTGGCGAAGACTTCTCCGCATGGGGCATCCCCACGGTGGTAAGCCTTGCCGAGGTAGCGGCGACCGGCGGCCCGGTGATTGCATCGGGCGGGATACGCACCGGCATCGACATGGCAAAGTGCCTTGCCCTGGGAGCGGACCTTACCGGGATGGCGATGCCGCTTTTGAAACCGGCGCTTGAGAGCGACGCGGCGCTTAGTGCCCGCGTGGAGACGATCCACCGCGAACTGGTGGGAGCGATGTTCCTGTGCGGTGCCGCACGGACCGCCGACCTGCGCTCGACCCGTGTGTATATTACGGGGAAAACCCGGCAGATGATCGGGGAGCGCACCGGCGCATATCACGAGATGTGA
- a CDS encoding isopentenyl phosphate kinase: MSERVIVKLGGSVITDKGADCAINKSALAEIAGAIARAHAAEIVVVHGAGSCGHPEAHRYHLDRGAEVGATEGIVVTHRAVSSLNDAVVSSLREAGIAAAGVHPLHAGVADNGRLIAFEHRHIEKMLALGMVPVIHGDVVMDLSRGACIVSGDQLVRYFAVALKCSRVGLATDVPGVLDGGRVVPEITPATVANLQIGNSSHTDVTGGMKGKIDELLGLAKAGTGSDIFHVSRLGDFLCGNDHGGTKVRGN; encoded by the coding sequence ATGTCTGAGCGCGTGATAGTAAAACTGGGCGGCAGCGTGATCACCGACAAGGGTGCCGACTGTGCGATCAACAAGTCAGCTCTTGCCGAGATCGCCGGGGCGATCGCCCGGGCGCACGCAGCGGAGATCGTGGTCGTCCACGGCGCCGGTTCCTGCGGGCACCCCGAGGCGCACCGCTACCACCTGGACCGCGGGGCAGAGGTCGGGGCAACGGAAGGGATCGTGGTCACGCACCGGGCCGTGAGTTCCTTAAACGATGCCGTCGTTTCTTCTTTACGGGAAGCCGGTATCGCGGCAGCAGGCGTCCACCCGCTCCATGCGGGCGTGGCGGACAACGGCCGGCTTATCGCATTCGAGCACCGGCATATCGAAAAGATGCTTGCGCTCGGGATGGTCCCTGTGATCCACGGCGACGTGGTGATGGACCTTTCCCGGGGAGCGTGTATCGTATCGGGCGACCAGCTCGTGCGGTACTTCGCGGTTGCGCTCAAATGCAGCCGCGTCGGGCTCGCCACCGATGTACCGGGAGTGCTGGATGGGGGACGCGTGGTACCGGAGATCACTCCGGCGACTGTCGCAAACCTCCAGATCGGCAACTCGTCACATACCGATGTAACCGGTGGAATGAAAGGGAAAATTGACGAACTGCTCGGGCTGGCAAAAGCCGGCACCGGGTCCGATATCTTTCATGTCTCGCGCCTGGGCGATTTCCTTTGTGGAAACGACCACGGCGGGACAAAAGTGAGGGGGAACTAA
- the mvk gene encoding mevalonate kinase — protein sequence MATWSAPGKVFLFGEHAVVYGKPGIAMAIKPRVFVTVRRSKRPQRAKSPYIDGCFEAMGVMGSVYINSQIPSSSGLGSSAAVTVATLSAINDEFGLGKTREDVANMAFEIEKKVQKGRASPTDTTVSAFGGVVLITGTSRRRLPPENMYLVIGDSLVSHSTSKMVEQVADLKKHNPQIVDPILDAIEGVSLAAIHHLANHRELGRYMNMNHALLEALGVGHPQLSRLVLAARSAGAFGAKLTGAGGGGCMVALCAKPIRHRVAHAIESCDARAIVTGIDTEGVRKEKNV from the coding sequence TTGGCAACGTGGAGTGCACCCGGCAAGGTGTTTCTGTTCGGCGAACATGCGGTGGTATACGGGAAGCCCGGCATTGCCATGGCCATCAAGCCCCGGGTCTTTGTAACGGTCAGGAGATCCAAGCGACCGCAGCGGGCAAAGTCCCCCTATATCGACGGGTGCTTTGAGGCGATGGGGGTCATGGGGAGCGTATACATCAACTCGCAGATCCCCAGTTCCTCCGGCCTCGGGTCGTCCGCTGCGGTGACTGTTGCCACGCTCTCGGCAATCAACGACGAGTTCGGCCTCGGGAAGACCCGGGAAGATGTCGCAAACATGGCATTCGAGATCGAAAAAAAGGTGCAGAAAGGGCGGGCGAGCCCCACGGATACGACCGTCTCCGCATTCGGCGGCGTTGTCCTTATCACCGGCACGTCCCGCAGGCGCCTGCCTCCCGAGAACATGTATCTGGTGATTGGCGACTCGCTCGTCTCCCACAGCACGTCAAAGATGGTCGAGCAGGTGGCGGACTTAAAGAAGCACAACCCGCAGATCGTAGATCCGATCCTCGATGCCATCGAAGGCGTGAGCCTTGCTGCGATCCACCACCTGGCAAACCACCGCGAGCTGGGACGGTACATGAACATGAACCATGCGCTCCTTGAAGCGCTGGGTGTGGGTCACCCGCAGCTCTCGCGGCTCGTGCTTGCCGCACGGTCGGCCGGGGCGTTTGGTGCGAAACTGACCGGGGCCGGGGGCGGCGGCTGCATGGTCGCCCTCTGCGCAAAACCGATCCGGCACCGGGTTGCCCACGCGATAGAGTCCTGCGATGCCCGGGCGATCGTGACCGGGATCGATACCGAAGGGGTACGGAAGGAGAAGAATGTCTGA
- the amrB gene encoding AmmeMemoRadiSam system protein B has product MMTRPCAVAGMFYPKDPARLGHLIGGFFTGTGPATDAKGIVCPHAGYVYSGQIAAHAFSAISPDFSGTFVVIGPSHNGYLTCISAISWDTPLGPVETDEEFAAELDLPVDEMAQVTEHSIEVQLPFIRYRFPKAKIAPVMMGEQDPAHAMAVAEKIVAAHRMTGRDIRIVASSDFSHYVPEQVARDGDLYAIQAVENLDVPEFYRRIREKRLTACGYGPISAMITSCLHMGAEKGQLIRYGTSGDATGDRDAVVGYAAIAVM; this is encoded by the coding sequence ATGATGACGCGTCCGTGCGCCGTGGCGGGGATGTTCTATCCAAAAGATCCTGCCCGCCTCGGACACCTCATCGGCGGTTTCTTTACGGGGACCGGGCCTGCCACCGATGCCAAGGGAATAGTATGCCCGCATGCCGGGTATGTCTATTCCGGGCAGATTGCAGCCCATGCGTTCTCGGCCATCTCCCCCGATTTTTCCGGTACCTTTGTCGTGATCGGCCCGTCCCATAACGGGTACCTCACCTGTATCTCGGCGATCTCGTGGGACACGCCGCTTGGCCCGGTTGAAACGGACGAGGAGTTTGCAGCGGAACTGGATCTCCCGGTTGACGAGATGGCCCAGGTGACCGAGCACTCGATCGAGGTGCAGCTGCCGTTCATCCGGTACAGGTTCCCGAAAGCGAAGATCGCTCCCGTTATGATGGGCGAGCAGGATCCTGCCCATGCCATGGCCGTGGCCGAGAAGATCGTGGCGGCGCACCGGATGACAGGACGGGATATCCGGATCGTGGCATCGAGCGACTTCTCGCACTATGTGCCGGAGCAGGTTGCCCGCGACGGCGACCTGTATGCGATCCAGGCAGTCGAGAACCTCGATGTACCGGAGTTCTACCGGCGGATACGGGAAAAGCGCCTGACTGCCTGCGGATACGGACCGATCAGCGCTATGATCACTTCCTGCCTGCACATGGGGGCGGAAAAAGGGCAGCTGATCCGGTACGGTACGAGCGGCGATGCAACCGGCGACCGGGACGCGGTCGTAGGGTATGCAGCCATTGCGGTGATGTAG
- the rpsB gene encoding 30S ribosomal protein S2, with protein MTQVNEMEIELKEPLIPVEEYLAAGVHIGTQQKSEDMKKFIYRVRGDGLYILDIRETDARIKTVAKFLSKYEAPEILVVTSRQYGQYPAKKFADTIGAMSATGRFIPGLLTNPVLEAYIEPKVIVVTDPIGDSQVINEAVQCGIPVVALCDTNNMTKFVDLVIPTNNKGRKALSMIYFLLTREMLKIRGISTALTQEDFETEI; from the coding sequence ATGACCCAAGTCAACGAGATGGAAATTGAATTAAAGGAACCGCTCATCCCCGTCGAGGAGTACCTGGCAGCCGGTGTCCACATCGGCACCCAGCAGAAAAGCGAGGACATGAAGAAGTTTATCTACCGCGTCCGCGGTGACGGTCTCTATATTCTTGATATCCGCGAGACCGATGCCCGGATCAAGACGGTGGCGAAGTTCTTAAGCAAGTACGAGGCACCCGAGATCCTCGTGGTCACCTCCCGGCAGTACGGCCAGTACCCGGCAAAGAAGTTTGCCGACACTATCGGCGCGATGTCGGCCACCGGCCGGTTCATCCCCGGGCTGCTCACCAACCCCGTGCTCGAAGCATACATCGAGCCCAAGGTCATCGTCGTCACCGACCCGATCGGCGATTCACAGGTCATTAACGAGGCCGTCCAGTGCGGCATCCCGGTCGTTGCACTCTGCGACACCAACAACATGACCAAGTTCGTGGACCTCGTGATCCCCACGAACAACAAGGGCCGGAAAGCCCTCTCGATGATCTACTTCCTGCTGACAAGGGAGATGCTCAAGATCCGCGGGATCTCGACGGCACTCACCCAGGAAGATTTCGAAACCGAGATCTGA
- the eno gene encoding phosphopyruvate hydratase — protein sequence MTMIEAIELRTIIDSRGNPTVEADVYTASGHGRAAAPSGASTGAAEAKVLPPKEAIDHAIESLVPALVGMDSADQECFDAQLRDIDGTENFSGIGANIAVALSLANAKAAASALGLPLFRYLGGAFVNEMPLPLGNVIGGGAHATNATEIQEFLVVPGGAADAEEAVFANAAVHKNLKDILKKKGIAAGKGDEGAWAPQIDDALAFELIAEATGRVADEMNVQVDMGIDVASSQMWNGEGYKYRDRVRSTEDQIAYIAELVDKYNLVYVEDPLHEDDFDGFAELNSQVGDRCLLCGDDLFVTQVDRIEKGIERASANCVLIKPNQVGTLTDTFEAVRLAHTHGLDTVMSHRSGETTDTTIAHLATAFSCVFLKCGVVGGERIAKLNELIRIEEQL from the coding sequence ATGACGATGATTGAGGCAATCGAGCTGCGGACGATCATTGACAGCCGGGGGAACCCGACCGTCGAGGCGGACGTATACACGGCAAGCGGCCACGGGAGGGCGGCAGCCCCGAGCGGCGCCTCCACCGGCGCGGCTGAGGCAAAGGTCCTGCCCCCCAAAGAGGCCATCGACCATGCCATTGAGAGCCTGGTCCCGGCGCTCGTCGGGATGGATTCTGCCGACCAGGAGTGCTTCGATGCACAGCTCCGTGATATCGACGGAACGGAGAATTTCTCCGGTATCGGGGCAAATATCGCGGTCGCGCTCTCCCTTGCAAATGCAAAGGCTGCGGCCTCGGCGCTCGGCCTGCCGCTCTTCCGGTACCTGGGCGGGGCGTTTGTCAACGAGATGCCGCTGCCGCTCGGGAACGTTATCGGTGGCGGTGCGCATGCCACAAACGCTACCGAGATCCAGGAGTTCCTGGTGGTTCCGGGCGGCGCGGCGGATGCGGAGGAGGCAGTCTTTGCCAATGCCGCCGTCCACAAAAACCTCAAGGATATCTTAAAGAAGAAAGGTATTGCCGCCGGCAAGGGTGATGAGGGTGCCTGGGCACCGCAGATTGACGATGCCCTCGCATTTGAGCTCATTGCCGAGGCAACCGGACGTGTGGCAGACGAGATGAATGTCCAGGTCGACATGGGGATCGATGTTGCATCGAGCCAGATGTGGAACGGCGAGGGGTACAAGTACCGCGACCGTGTCCGTTCGACCGAGGACCAGATCGCGTATATCGCCGAACTGGTCGATAAATACAATCTCGTCTATGTCGAAGATCCCCTCCACGAGGACGATTTCGACGGGTTTGCAGAACTCAACAGCCAGGTTGGCGACCGATGCCTGCTCTGCGGGGACGACCTCTTTGTAACCCAGGTCGACCGCATTGAAAAGGGCATCGAGCGTGCATCCGCAAACTGCGTCCTCATCAAGCCCAACCAGGTCGGCACCCTGACCGACACCTTCGAGGCCGTCCGCCTCGCTCACACCCATGGGCTGGACACGGTGATGAGTCACCGGTCCGGCGAAACCACGGATACCACGATTGCGCACCTTGCTACGGCGTTCTCCTGCGTCTTCTTAAAATGCGGGGTCGTCGGTGGCGAACGCATTGCAAAACTCAACGAACTTATCCGCATAGAGGAACAACTATGA
- a CDS encoding DNA-directed RNA polymerase subunit K: protein MQTQVYTRYERARIIGARALQISMGAPLLVTTSRIDPLEIAIEEFNANIIPITVKRR, encoded by the coding sequence ATGCAGACGCAGGTTTACACCCGGTATGAACGGGCGCGGATTATTGGAGCAAGGGCTCTGCAGATATCAATGGGTGCTCCGTTACTCGTCACTACCTCCCGGATCGATCCTTTGGAGATCGCCATCGAGGAATTCAACGCGAACATTATCCCCATTACCGTAAAGCGAAGATAA
- a CDS encoding DNA-directed RNA polymerase subunit N → MIPVRCFTCGKPISTAWEEYKARREKGEDPKKILDDLGITRYCCRRMLLTHKEIIDELNPYQ, encoded by the coding sequence TTGATACCCGTACGATGTTTCACCTGCGGAAAACCTATTTCCACAGCGTGGGAAGAGTATAAGGCACGGCGGGAGAAAGGCGAGGATCCTAAAAAGATCCTCGACGATCTCGGTATCACCCGATACTGCTGCCGGCGGATGCTCTTAACACACAAAGAGATCATTGATGAGCTCAACCCGTACCAGTGA
- a CDS encoding 30S ribosomal protein S9: MAKIINTSGKRKTAIARATVKAGKGMIRVNSVPLEKYGTETTRMKIAEPLLLVPGAASEIDVTIEVSGGGVMGQAEAVRTALARGIMEWSNDPAIKDAYLTYDRTLLVNDSRQKETKKPHGRGARKKFQKSYR, encoded by the coding sequence ATGGCAAAGATCATTAACACCAGCGGAAAACGCAAGACGGCAATTGCACGGGCGACCGTGAAGGCCGGCAAAGGCATGATCCGGGTCAACTCCGTGCCGCTCGAAAAGTACGGCACCGAGACCACCCGGATGAAGATCGCCGAGCCGCTCCTTCTCGTGCCCGGTGCGGCAAGCGAGATCGATGTGACCATCGAAGTCTCTGGCGGAGGGGTTATGGGACAGGCAGAGGCCGTCCGTACCGCGCTCGCCCGCGGCATCATGGAATGGTCCAATGATCCCGCAATCAAGGATGCGTACCTGACATACGACAGAACGCTCCTGGTAAACGACTCGCGCCAGAAAGAAACCAAGAAGCCTCACGGCCGTGGCGCACGCAAGAAGTTCCAAAAGTCTTATCGTTAA
- a CDS encoding 50S ribosomal protein L13, translating to MVTVINGDGLILGRLASVSAQRALAGEEIAIVNVEKVIISGSRARVLGNYYHKRERGSTDWGPYFPRRPDHIVKRTIRGMLPYKRPRGIDAFKRIKCYVGVPAEFANAKMEVPEEVHMDRLNNPQFVTLGAVSTALGAKF from the coding sequence ATGGTTACCGTAATCAATGGCGACGGCCTCATCCTCGGACGGCTCGCAAGCGTTTCCGCCCAGCGCGCCCTTGCCGGTGAAGAGATCGCGATCGTGAACGTCGAGAAGGTTATTATCTCCGGCAGCCGCGCACGCGTGCTTGGCAACTACTACCACAAGCGCGAGCGCGGGTCGACCGACTGGGGTCCGTACTTCCCCCGCAGACCCGACCACATCGTCAAGCGCACGATCCGTGGCATGCTCCCTTACAAGCGCCCCCGCGGCATTGACGCGTTCAAGCGCATCAAGTGCTATGTCGGCGTCCCGGCAGAGTTCGCCAATGCGAAGATGGAAGTCCCCGAGGAAGTTCACATGGACCGGCTCAACAACCCGCAGTTCGTAACCCTCGGGGCAGTCAGCACAGCTCTCGGAGCGAAGTTCTAA